The DNA region aaactttccaaacacgatactgtacttcttttcttcttccgccGATAGGTTGAAGGATGATAGTATATCGTCCGCGTCGTCACCCATTGCATAAATCAATGCGTCGACTTGCTCATCTTCTGGCTTTTTGGCGAGTCCAGAAGCTCGTCTGTACCTCTCGAACCGTCGACTCCATCTTGGCCAATCTTCCGCCACGAAGGAAAACTGCTGGGGTATGGACCAGGTAGGACCTCCTATCCCTTCGACTTGCTTATTCGACATAATAACACACCTGACCCCatgtgttgttgccgtaaaaataagtaaactccgatccgggtttcggcctctttattcagtagccaccaagcaactttacactgtctggttttacagcaaaataaacCCCCGTCTGCcccaagacacggccttttatatccgtcgctcccgcagctccgcgacctcggcgcccgctgtctatccggggttgtcattaaatggggcctccgcgacgaacccgccacaGTCAGATACGAACCGCTTTGTGTGTAATTGTGAAGGAATATCATGCTTTCAgttgtacacttttttttaaagtgaccCTCTCTGTAGCAACAGCTTGTGGGCTAATTATTGacggaaaatatttatggaaaggtGAAAGTTAACGAACACAGTGCGATCGTATTGATGATATCTATATATGTCGGATTTAACGTTGCCTTCATGCTGTGCTTTTATTAAGGGGAATACTGTTTTGAGGCAGTAgccaataaaaatgttttgttgtaCGTGACTACTTTCAGCTCAAAGAAATCGACAATGCTAGCTTGCCGTTGCATGGAAATACTGAATAGTCTTCGTGCCGTGACCTGCCCATTTTGAAAGTAATCCATTGGTTATCTCAGAAATGTAGAGCCTTCCTCCGCTTATTGTAACATTTACTTTCTCTATGTTCAATCACTGTTGCGAGTCTAATAGATTACCCTATCTTAATCTTGAACTTAAATACATTTCTCTCAGCTGTCTCTCACAGAAGGCCATACCCAGGCAAGGTTATGCCTgtgtaaatacattatgtattttACAATTAAGTGGTGGGCACACAATTAGGACGGGTTATAAGCATTCTGCTTAATGAGTGCTTACTTCTTCACTTCCTTTAGATTTGTAAGTACGCCTAATGACTCGGCACCTTTCCTCCCACCCCACATACCACCTGCCCCTTTCCTTGATTGTCCATGCCACTGTATCGTCTCCCCCCCCTTCTTCCTAGCCGCCGAGGAGTTGCAAACACATACAGAGTAGCAGTGGAACGCAACATTGTCTCCTGGTCGCCTATGCATGAGGTGAATGGGAAGCAACGAATAGGGGATGACCAGGAGGAGTCACGTGGTGACGACGAGCGGCGGTGTAGCGCGCTCGGAGCGGGTAGAGTAGTCTGGTGCGGAGAGTGTACTTGAGTGGTTAATAAAGCGAGAGTTGTGCACCTTGTGTGGAGATCGTGGGCGCCCCATGGATCATAAGAAACAAGGATCTGCGGAAAGACCTCAATGTTACCCCTATCCTAAGCGAACTAAAAGCAAACATTCATGTCTTCAAGAAATCTCTGACACGCACAGGCAACGAAAAAATAATAGATCTCTGGGACTATACCCCGAACCCAGGCTCCAGACATCGTACGCCAATCTCGGCCCTAATCCCAAACCACATCCCTTCCCCATAATTTAAAACCATCAGACATACTGAAGAGATAATGACTATTTAATAGCAGAAACCACATTTTCAGAaatccactggagacagccagaaggctggggctagtgtataaaatttaaacagaaattccggcgaggcgaggcgtgTGGGCGTATTAATTGGTTCCCTGGTGACCCCTCGACGGACCCTGTTGATCTGGAGACTTACAGATTCAAGAGCATCCTAAAGGGTCACACGAGCATATGGAGTGGCCTAGGACAGGAGATGACGAGAAGAGGGTTCCCCCGCGGTGGGTGCCAGGTGAAGGACAAAATCCTGAACTTGAAGTGAAGATACATGGAGGTGGAGAGAGGATTGCGATCCGGCGATTCACCTCCCGATTGGGTTTTCTGGCAGCCGCTACAGCTCTTGCACGGGGAGAAGCCCTCTGCCACTCCCGTGGCACAGCTGGACTCCCTTGCGCATCTGTGAGTATCTTCATGTTCTCGCTAAAATTGTTGATTTCTTTCTGAAGTGACGTTGTGTTAGCTTGCATTAACAGTGGTGCCCTACTTGATCCATCTTTTAATTGTGCTGTTATTgtcaaagaagagctgccaggcatgTGAAAGTTCGTTACGATAGaattgttagtgtaactgacctcttagataaactcggatgggaatctctgtcggaccgtagattgaaaagtagactaaaccttttagataaattcaagagcagtgtcttttgtGAAGaatttaaccatatcttacggacgccaacatactacggaagatcagatcatataaataaaataagagagatagattgcagaacatacagattccgaatgtcattttttccgcgatcaataagagattataacggcagcaatagaactcgtaaatagattgcatgacttgtagtgtagcctactaacctatgtaaaacttaatgcatgcttcataattcaattattatctatttctaacaacatatagtagtatagtttgttattaaacgggacgttttttggatggtgtggtgtgcatgtaagagttcaaatgcatgctgcatgctggtgattgatcaccccctgccaaacaccctagaggtgactcgcagggtattatgtagatgtagatgttattaTTAAGATTGTCACCGAGGTCCTTTTCTTCCCCTTTTATGTCGTGTGTCAAAAATTCTCGCACTTCCTCAATTGGTTGGAGATTTGAACTGAGGTTTGTGCCCGACATATTGCCTTTGCCATTATCAGATTACAACGTCTCTAAAAAATGATGCAATGCACATGATATTTATTATGTTGAGTTTACACTCCGGTGGCATTTCGTTCttcttttttcatctatcattctctCGTGTACTGCTGTGCACTTCAAGCCTTGATCTCTGTTCTTGTCTGTCGTCCGAGAAATAAAGACGTGTGTGCTCCACTCGACGTTTGCCTCGTTCTTTCACCGCAACGCAACAATCCATAGCGAAATGATGAAAGAAACGTTTGCAGTTCGCCCATGGGAAATgcttattttattgtttgaaaataGCACCTTcactgctaaaatattttcatttcaaaaagttgCTAACATCATCATGATACAAAAGACAGGGGTGACTTTTGAATTCATGAGTTTATAACTTCGGATAAGTTTGCTTGATTTTTCTTTTACAATATCGTTTTCTGGACCTTGTGTTGATAGCTTTTTATCAATTAACTTCCATCCTATCAGTAGTGTAATATTTAAGGTACAGGTTGGTCTCTACTCGTTAAAACCATATTTAGCTTTTACTTCGCTCTTCCACCACAACTCTGCTCTGTGTCATAGTAAATGTGATCTCAAGAGTGATTATTCATATTAACTCTtgtttttaaatctaaaataccCCTAAGCATTAGTGTTTGGAATACCCAGCAGTCCTTtatatttgtcaaagaaataatttcatattactaTCCTCAATTCTTCATGTGCAGTGTCTATGTAATGATTTCAAAGTATTCTTTGAagtttttttcatgtaaatttcatgaaaataacctAATACATTTACAATATTTACCTACCTATAGTTAAGTGTTGTATGCACATAATAGTAGCGTATGCGATTGTATTAGAAACTTGAAGTCATTATTTTGTCATTCAAGGGTTTACTCCGTCAATATTTTATGTACCACATCACACACCCCGGGGACTTCTTCGGGTTCATGAACTGCTAATAAATTCTTTCATATGACTTCATTCACTACAGGCCAGACATGGATTGAGGTGCAGGGACCAGTGGGAGTGGGTCATCGCCTGTTCTGGTCACTCCTAATGCAAAGAGGAAGAGGAGATGTTCCTCGACATCCGAGGGCGACCTCTACCGACTGGTAAAGCGGGGACAGAAGGACAGGGAGAGGATGAGGCGGATGGAGGATAAGGAGGAGAGGATCCTCTTACAAATGCAACAGTTGACATCCTCCGTGGAAGTGTTATTAAGAAGAAAAATGTCCAATCTCCCACACCGTTGAACCCTCCCCTCCTCACCAGAACCTCAACCAGCTGTTGCCTCTGCCTTAAGAACTCCTGCCCCTCAACCATCTGCCACCCACTCTCTTCCCATACCTCCATCTGATCTCCCTCAGTCCTCCTCCACCTCAATAGAAGAAAGGGCTCCAGGGAGGGCCATCAGGATTCAACACCCCGATGGCAGGCTGGTCGACCTGAAGTCTTTCAAAactatggccgttttccaattcgcaattattcaccctccgtgcacttttcgatcgtcaacttacggatgtgacgacagcaagggtggatccaatcggcgagggcgcaagggaacggagggtaaagccgtgtcccaactcgttagccattaggcatcatgtatttagccagccagattctgggcagccaaccacaagggagcatgaattgggacatccttacgcaggtgctgccatctactgggcacaaggccaatgcaaaacaagagataatcggaatgatttgaacaaatgatgcaCAAAACCCATCACATTCCACCGCAATCCACATTGTCAACGTTTACGTGCAATCGTGTCGCTTCGCAAAGTTAGTTTGAGTTATTGGGTGTTGGAGAAAAGCATTTTCTCATTCCATTAGTATATTAGGCAACATTTTAGGTTAGATATTGTAGTagagggtatttttttaattcgttgcGTTAGTGTCATTTAGTTCTTGTAACATTAGGAGGTAGTACAAGTTAGCATATTTTGTAGTTTAGCATATATTCCTTTCAATTTAGCATTTCAATCGATTTATAAATTAGGTTCAAAGTCCCATTTATTTTAGCAAGTTAGTTTCTGTTGTTCTTGTAACATTAGGAGGTAGTACAAGTGTAGCATATTTTGTATCTTAAGTTTAGCATATATTCCATTCGTACTTCAGAATTGCAATCGATTTATAAATTAGGTTCACTGTTCAATTAGGTtcaatttcccatttattttagcAAGTTAGTTTCTATTGCGTATTTTTAAGGTCATGGTGTATTCTGAGGTTTAGCCACTTAaagtttattattaattcgttTTAGGCCTAACCATTTATATTTAGTCGATTCAATTAATATCATCATATTTCACGTATATTGATAAGTTTTTAGCATTTATAGTATTTCCCTAATTTTAACTAGCACCTACTTAAATTTTTGCCCATAACGCTTGATTCGTTACATATTtaggtacagacttttcatttcACTTATCGCGGGGAATTAACGGGTCGCGTTTTAGTAATGGATGAGGAAGTGCTTTTTCTGGCACTGCAAGAGTGGCTGCAGCAGGAGCAGAGGCTACTACTTCTCCTGCAGCGGTTGCTGTTGGCCGTAAGGGAACTGTTTGCTGATGAGGAATTGGTTGGTATTTCAGTTGGTATTTCAGTTGTAAGATTCATTAAAACACTTGTTATCACTTCATGCATTTATCTCATTTCAATCTTCTATACATGGAAagactaaattatgaaatttcttgCCAGGAACCGATGCAATATTGCCTTCTAAACCGGGAGCAGCAAGTGATCCGGGTTCTGCTGGGGGGTCAGTGGGATAGGCGGAAGCATATCCGCGTCTCCGAGGAGCCATTTCATGACCTCCTGAGGATGGTCTCCATGAACAGGAGGAGTGGATGGGAGCAGAAGTTGCGGCTGGCAGTGTTCCTGTTTTGGCTGGCAAGCGGAACATCTTTTCGAATAGTCAGTTTTAATTTCGGGATGCCTCGATCATCCGTTCATCGAATGGTGCACCAGATGATGCGTCAGGTGCTCGCGCTGTCTGGGAGGGTAATCTGTATCCCCAGTAATGGCGAGCTGGAGGCGATTGGGGCAGGGTTTGTAAGGATGGCAAGGAATGATGAGCTTCGTTGTGTTGTGGGTGCCATTGACGGCTGTCATGTGGAGGTGATACCATCCGGCCCTAACCGGGCCGATTATTTTAGTCGGAAGCTGAGGTACTCGGTTCAATTCCAGGCAGTGTGTGACCATACGGGAAAATTTGTGGATGTTTTTGCGGGTTACCCTGGGTCGGTGCACGACTCGAGGGTATTAAGGGCAAGCCCCCTGTACGTCAATGCGTTGTATCCCCCTCAAGGATATGCTATATTGGGGGACAGCGGCAACCCCTGCATTGCCGACCCCATAGCCGTGCTAACGCCATACCGCGAGCCAGTGGCAGGGCCTATTCAGGCTCGTTTCAATGCGCACCACCGAAGGGGCAGGAACATAATAGAAAGGAGCTTCGGCATGCTGAAAACCAGGTGGAGGTGCATATTTATGCAGCGGGTGACGTTGCGTCACACCCGAGTGGCGAACGTAATCGGGGCCTGCTGCATCATGCATAATATATGTCTGACAAATGGCGACATTTTGGTGGGAGATGGACTTGTTGGGGAAGAAGAGAATGTGGTGGGAATGGTGGGGCACCATGAAAATTGTTTCAACTTAAGAGACAATATAGCCCGACGTATGTCGAGACCTGATATTGTGCCAGGACATTTGGCCGACCATGactatttgtaaaatatatatattgtgtgttcaattattgattttaatttacaactctatgTACATTTCAAGGTCAATTTACCTTGGCAATGAAATAACCCCTGTATGagttccctccctccctcattcCTTATACCTCATCCTTAAAAATTGAGGTCACCGAGCAGTGCATCCCTCCAGGAGCTCAGGGTATAGAATGGAATATCTAACTTCTTCGCAGATGCATTGAGAAATGGTACAGTAATGCTTAACATGCACGAAGCAGTCAGTGAAGcggatgaaaaatgaattaatttcaacaGTTGTCTAATATGGTGACAAAATTGCAAAGATAGTATGGTCACTTTCACAGTATATTCCCTGAAACCCCAATATCTAGCATACTACTTCGACTTCCTTTTCTAGCTAACAACCTTATATACGGTTAATTCCTCCCCCGATCATAACCAATGTGGACAACATGGTATAGAGATGGAGAATTTCATTCAGCAAATGGCTACAAGTAAATTTAACACAAAATGGAATTGCAAGAGGTGAAATTATCAGATTCCCTTCATTCTTGTCTCACAATCTAAAGCATCAACCCCTCCACATGCAATTACCTACAAAATTCTTCTGGGTCTTCATGCTTCCTCACAATGCTCACCAGGTATACCTGTATACGAACGACTTACCCATAGATATTGTACTGAGCAGGAGAGAGGCAAGGAGTTTGAAGGGATGGAATGGGCCCAGAGGGCtaggataaaatgaaaagaacggatattaaatttattttttattttcgacatAACTGCGGAACAAATGCAGAAATTCATCCCCCCTCCGCTTTTGATCCTCAACCGCTTCCTCCACAGAGGCTACCAGCCTCTCCAATGCATCCTCCCTTGTGCTGGatgacctcctcctcctctcaggCGGTTGAGGGCTGTCGCTGGATGAGGAGGTGGACGCTGAGGAGCTCAAGGAGCACCCATCGCCTCCATCCTGCAGGCTCCCTGGGGACTGCGGCTGGTTCGAAATAAACAGGCAGGGTGGAGAAACTGCATCCCGCTCTGAAAGTGCCCAGTGCATCACCCCATAAAAAGGCCATGTGTCCGCacactctcctcctccttccctcccacTCCCTGTGGCAGGGTTCCTTATGTCCTGCAACaatagttaaaatgaaattactagagAGGATATGAAGAGTAACCAAGCATCCATCTTCCATTCAATTATTCAACTTCCTTCCATATTATCCATTCTTACTTTGAAGAAAGACAGGAAAAAATCAAAGGGGAGAAAGCAAAGGAAAATGTTTTGTAGTAAGATATGAGCATAAAATGCAAGGCACGAAAATCTACGCTGCATTATGTTGATTCTACCAGTGCTGATGCTAGTTCGTCCAATCATGAAAAGCCTGCAACAGCAGACCTCATGAGTGGCACAGTAACTGACACCAACCATGACCCAAACAATCTGTTAAACATCAATGATAACGTGATTACTGTAAATGAAGAAGAACTTTTTCTGGGGGAGACACAAAAGAAACAAGAAACCAAATATGGCCAAGAGTTACTCATTTCAGGAATGACTATGAATGGGCCATCAGGTTGGTCTTGGCCAGAGAAAAAGGATGATATTtggtatgaaatataaatttgaagcTAAGAGTGTCAAAATTTATATATCCTTACATTTGATAGTCTgtgttatttaaatatatatgacAGTAACCTACGTGTAAAGTTAATTACATTGTGTTATAAATAGCTTTCCAGGAAAATAACTAGAGGGTCAGCAACTAAAACATCAGGAATCCGGTTTAAGAAAGTGTGCACAGAATTTTGAGGGTCAGGAATAGGAGCATTTCAAGccaattacgaagaaaataaaaatgatacatttttaaatttacacgaTCAACAAAAACGATGTCTTaaagaaaaagtttcaaaacAGTTACtaatcaaaaaagaaattaaatatgcatttaaattgttcCTGAAAGGATTTAATTTCATGGCTGAAACCTTAAAGGGTCATGCATTGGTATGTTTACCTTACTGATTACCAAAATGTCAAGATTCAACAACAAACAACACGTACCAaatcatttcatcaaaatcatttaaaacatggaaaattataccCTTAAGAGTTGATTAACTTCACAGGCTAATAAATTCAGGATATTGGATAAGCAGTTACTGTCGTTGCTGGAAAGACCATGCCACAAAAAAGTTTTTCGATCAGTTAAATCGAGATTCACTTGAAAGCCCACACTCACCTTGTACTTCTTACATAAGTTGTCCCACTTCTTTCTGCATAGCGAAACTCCCACCTTCCCCTCCAACTCTTTAATGATGGCacttaaggaaagaaaggaaaaatgtatCGGATAAAGTACTGAGAAGTGctttatgataattttaaattatacctcAAGAACGGCACTCATATTCATCATTTCAAAAGAGGGGAGCAACTAATTGACCATATTGAGAGTTCATTAAAAATCCACACATTAAATTCGACACAGATTACAATAGGGGTTTCACTTTTATTAAGGCCAagttacacggtaaattaaccgGTAATAGTTAATGTACTTTGCAAGCATGATCTTGGCAGAACGGAGCGGAAATTGCACGAATCATATTAAAAGAGGTTATCTGTTCTGTTCACGCATTTACCCACTCATTTTTAGGGTAGTTTTAAGGTTAattttctcgttcattcattcatacattaactAGTAGGTGTTAATTTGCCGTGTAACAAAGCCTTTCCACTATTTCATGCTTCCTCTTGAAGTTGTAGTCTCACTTCTTGAAGTAAAAGGGTTTACGGTAGCATTACATACGTTCGTGCATTACGCGTCTAAGGATTTTTGCCCTAAGCTATTAACTTtgatcatattatttatattagaatTCAATTAAAACTTGCAGTAAGCGTAACACAGCTAACCCATCTCACAATGGAATTTCTGTTAACACGAGCAACAACATATATCATCACATGCCTGCTGTAACCGTTCACTTATTATTCCGAtatcaatatgaaattttaagaaaacctgAAGAATGCGGAACtattatttatagttaaaaaaacaATGTGAACTCACCTCCATGCCGTCACCGCGGAATTTCGACTTCCGTCGAATAACTCCGCCTTCTCTTTTCTAGTTCTCACGAACTTCTCTGTCAGTTCCAAACTCCCTGTAacgatatttcattattaaaaacaaaaaaattaccaagCACTCGAATAAGTCGCAAATCACCAACACTacttacaaacaaaatatttcccatCGGTGGCAGCCATATTTCACTTTCAAGACAGAGGACGGTGAGAGCTgaggcacgaccaccgagagacaaggcctgagtgctgaatcgtgacgtcacgagtcgtaggcggacggagggagtagcgaagactgccattgatagcgccgattggtggggaatgcgtaagaaaaccaaacgatatgtgaacagacatttctccgactacaattttccttatacagggtggggcagaatggactccctagtTTCAGACAATCACTGTAGAGT from Ischnura elegans chromosome 13 unlocalized genomic scaffold, ioIscEleg1.1 SUPER_13_unloc_4, whole genome shotgun sequence includes:
- the LOC124173234 gene encoding protein ALP1-like, giving the protein MDEEVLFLALQEWLQQEQRLLLLLQRLLLAVRELFADEELEPMQYCLLNREQQVIRVLLGGQWDRRKHIRVSEEPFHDLLRMVSMNRRSGWEQKLRLAVFLFWLASGTSFRIVSFNFGMPRSSVHRMVHQMMRQVLALSGRVICIPSNGELEAIGAGFVRMARNDELRCVVGAIDGCHVEVIPSGPNRADYFSRKLRYSVQFQAVCDHTGKFVDVFAGYPGSVHDSRVLRASPLYVNALYPPQGYAILGDSGNPCIADPIAVLTPYREPVAGPIQARFNAHHRRGRNIIERSFGMLKTRWRCIFMQRVTLRHTRVANVIGACCIMHNICLTNGDILVGDGLVGEEENVVGMVGHHENCFNLRDNIARRMSRPDIVPGHLADHDYL
- the LOC124173078 gene encoding uncharacterized protein LOC124173078, with protein sequence MAATDGKYFVWSLELTEKFVRTRKEKAELFDGSRNSAVTAWSAIIKELEGKVGVSLCRKKWDNLCKKYKDIRNPATGSGREGGGECADTWPFYGVMHWALSERDAVSPPCLFISNQPQSPGSLQDGGDGCSLSSSASTSSSSDSPQPPERRRRSSSTREDALERLVASVEEAVEDQKRRGDEFLHLFRSYVENKK